GGAGCGGCGACGCCTCCCTGGAGGATCTCCGCCGGAAGGTGCTCCGGCAGGACGGTCTCGTCGCTCTCCAGGACGACGATCCGCTCGATGACGTTGCGCAGCTCCCGGCAGTTCCCCGGCCACCGGTACGCCATGAGGTACCGCTCCGCCTCGGGGGAAATGTCCCGGACCGCGGAATTCTTGTACTTGCGCGAGTATTCGGCGAGGAAGTGGCGCGCCACCAGGGGGATGTCCTCCGTCCGCTCCCGCAGCGGCGGGATGTGCACGGAGAACGCGTTCAGACGGTAATACAGGTCGACGCGGAACTCCCCCTTCTGCACGGCCGCCTCGAGGTCCCGGTTGGTCGCGGCGAACACCGTTGCGTTGAAGGGGATGTCCTCGCTGCCGCCGACCCGCCGCAGCACCCTTTCCTCGAGGACCCGCAGCAGCTTCGACTGCATGTCCGTGCGCATCTCCCCGATCTCGTCGAGGAGGATCGACCCGCCGTAGGCCTGCTCGAAAACCCCCTTCTTCTCCGTCTTCGCGTCGGTGAACGCCCCCTTCTCGTGCCCGAACAGCTCGCTCTCGATGAGCTGGTCCGGCAGGGCGGCGCAATTGATGGCGATGAAGGGGGCGAAGCT
This sequence is a window from Thermodesulfobacteriota bacterium. Protein-coding genes within it:
- a CDS encoding sigma-54 dependent transcriptional regulator, which produces MKKKGKVFLLDDDELIVTMLSRALKADGYEVRAETDPEGIVEKVRSFRPDVTMLDINLPGRNGVDILGEIVEKELPTQVVMLTSDETAETAVRAMKAGARDYLTKPFNLDEVKIVIGQIVERGNLRQEVEYLRKVCPDFAQREIIGNTSVMHKLRNRCERLADSDVPIVLITGESGTGKEVFARCLHERMHRNDPASFAPFIAINCAALPDQLIESELFGHEKGAFTDAKTEKKGVFEQAYGGSILLDEIGEMRTDMQSKLLRVLEERVLRRVGGSEDIPFNATVFAATNRDLEAAVQKGEFRVDLYYRLNAFSVHIPPLRERTEDIPLVARHFLAEYSRKYKNSAVRDISPEAERYLMAYRWPGNCRELRNVIERIVVLESDETVLPEHLPAEILQGGVAAP